In Thioalkalivibrio paradoxus ARh 1, the following are encoded in one genomic region:
- a CDS encoding c-type cytochrome: MQRTMRMSRNVFVATAAVLALGLPASGVAFDEGAEATIDYRQGVMRAIGGNVASTAAIVVDGADYRDNLEMHTRYLVDATRDIPGLFPEGSDFGETDALAAVWEEPEKFAERSRETHEAAVALHEAVERGDDAAIGQGFRALGQSCRSCHEDFRHRD, translated from the coding sequence ATGCAGCGAACGATGCGAATGAGCCGGAATGTCTTCGTCGCAACCGCGGCGGTACTCGCGCTTGGGCTGCCTGCGAGCGGCGTTGCGTTCGACGAAGGGGCCGAGGCCACCATCGACTACCGGCAGGGCGTGATGCGGGCCATCGGCGGCAACGTCGCCTCCACCGCGGCGATCGTGGTCGACGGGGCGGATTACCGCGACAATCTGGAGATGCACACCCGCTATCTGGTCGACGCGACCCGCGACATTCCGGGACTGTTTCCCGAGGGCTCGGACTTCGGCGAGACCGACGCGCTGGCTGCGGTCTGGGAAGAGCCCGAGAAGTTTGCCGAGCGCTCACGCGAGACGCACGAAGCGGCGGTGGCGCTGCACGAAGCCGTGGAGCGGGGCGATGACGCCGCGATCGGGCAGGGCTTCCGGGCCCTGGGGCAGTCCTGCCGGTCCTGTCACGAAGACTTCCGCCACCGCGACTGA
- a CDS encoding c-type cytochrome, which yields MGPASQTASGSEADPVRQGEYLLRAAGCVSCHTEKRDDAPFLAGGRPIASPFGTFYGPNITPDSETGIGGWTEADFERALRHGRSPSGRHYYPAFPYTSYTRMRRDDVAALWAYLQTVEPVHQENRQHDLAWYVRARPALAVWKFLHFRAGEFTPDSAASDEWNRGAYLSRALAHCAECHSPRTRTGGLDPDRRYAGARLADGDAAPNITPDRETGIGRWRPSHIVRYLDLGMDPDGDFAGGSMGDVIGEGTSHLTVEDRRALAVYLQSLEPIRHRVPPAE from the coding sequence CTGGGTCCGGCGAGCCAGACGGCAAGCGGCAGCGAAGCCGACCCGGTACGTCAGGGCGAGTACCTGCTCAGGGCGGCCGGCTGCGTGTCCTGCCATACCGAAAAGCGGGACGACGCGCCGTTTCTCGCAGGCGGGCGGCCCATCGCGAGCCCGTTCGGCACCTTTTACGGGCCGAATATCACGCCCGACTCCGAGACCGGAATCGGCGGCTGGACCGAGGCCGACTTCGAACGCGCGCTGCGTCATGGGCGGAGCCCGTCGGGTCGGCATTACTACCCGGCGTTTCCGTACACATCCTACACCCGCATGCGCCGTGACGACGTGGCCGCCCTCTGGGCGTATCTGCAGACGGTGGAGCCGGTGCACCAGGAGAACCGGCAGCACGATCTGGCCTGGTACGTGCGGGCGCGCCCGGCGTTGGCCGTTTGGAAGTTCCTGCATTTCCGGGCAGGCGAGTTCACGCCTGATTCGGCCGCTTCGGACGAGTGGAATCGGGGCGCCTACCTGTCCCGCGCGCTCGCGCATTGTGCCGAATGCCACTCCCCGAGGACGCGAACCGGCGGCCTGGATCCGGACCGGCGCTATGCGGGTGCACGCCTGGCGGATGGCGACGCGGCGCCCAACATCACCCCCGACCGGGAGACCGGGATCGGCCGCTGGCGGCCCTCGCACATCGTGCGCTACCTCGATCTCGGCATGGATCCCGACGGGGATTTCGCCGGAGGGTCGATGGGGGACGTGATCGGCGAAGGAACCAGCCATCTGACTGTGGAAGACCGCCGTGCACTGGCCGTCTATCTGCAGTCGCTCGAGCCGATTCGCCACCGGGTGCCGCCCGCCGAGTGA
- a CDS encoding rhomboid family intramembrane serine protease: protein MSDRPAKAPEREPDPPRTRFRRALLWPLLGVAVLWTIAGIQAAMSANWIRLGVFPRDPATLTGILTAPLIHESWMHLMANTPALLGLGALATFGYPRATRLAVPLIWLFSGIGVWLFARESFHIGISGLTHGLMFFIVVIGFLRRDPMAIALALVVFLVFGGMAAGIFPQEPGVSFEYHLFGALSGILCALMMYRLDPAPWRRQQEPPEEDESADAQTADGESQPADLHESGALPPEAEPGSRTGDDNRPRGN, encoded by the coding sequence ATGAGTGATCGGCCTGCCAAAGCGCCGGAACGTGAGCCGGACCCGCCAAGAACCCGCTTCCGGCGCGCATTGCTGTGGCCGCTGCTCGGGGTCGCCGTGCTCTGGACGATCGCCGGTATCCAGGCGGCGATGAGCGCGAACTGGATACGACTCGGCGTGTTCCCCCGCGACCCGGCGACGCTCACCGGGATCCTGACCGCCCCGTTGATCCACGAATCCTGGATGCACCTGATGGCCAATACCCCCGCGCTGCTGGGCCTTGGCGCGCTGGCCACGTTCGGCTATCCGCGGGCGACCCGGCTCGCCGTCCCGCTGATCTGGCTGTTCAGCGGCATCGGAGTCTGGCTGTTCGCTCGCGAGAGCTTCCACATCGGCATCAGCGGCCTGACCCACGGGCTGATGTTCTTCATCGTCGTGATCGGTTTTCTGCGGCGCGACCCGATGGCCATCGCGCTCGCACTGGTGGTCTTCCTGGTGTTCGGCGGCATGGCGGCCGGCATCTTTCCGCAGGAACCCGGCGTGTCCTTCGAATACCATCTGTTCGGGGCGCTGTCGGGCATCCTCTGCGCGCTGATGATGTACCGGCTGGATCCGGCCCCGTGGCGGAGACAGCAGGAGCCGCCCGAGGAAGACGAATCCGCCGACGCGCAGACCGCAGACGGGGAGTCCCAGCCAGCGGATCTGCATGAGAGCGGGGCGTTGCCACCCGAAGCCGAACCAGGCAGCCGGACCGGGGATGACAACCGGCCGCGCGGGAATTGA